The genomic segment CTTCATCCTGGCGGTCCTGCTCCTGCTCGGCTCCACCGTCGGGGCGCAGGTCGGGGCCGTCTTCGGCAGGAAACTCAAGGGCGAGCAGCTCAAGGTGATCCTCGCGTCGATCGTCCTCGCGGTGACCGTGAAGATGGTCTTCGAGCTCACCCTGCCCCCGGCGCTGCTGCTGGCCCAGGCGGGAGGGCACTAGACCATGAAGCGGACGACCCTGACCACCCTGGCCGCGGCGGTCCTCTGCGGGCTCCTCGTTGCCGGCCCGTCGCGCGCCGAGCTCTCGGCCAAGGCCAACCACGACCACATCACGGTGGACTTCCTCTACCACGGCAGCTCGGTGAGCGTGCGCGGCATCGCCGATCCCGGCGTGGACCTGATCATCAAGATCGCCTCCGCCGACGGGCACGAGACCCTCAAGGAGAAGGGGAAGAAGGCCGGGCTTCTCTGGATGAACGTCGGCAGCCTCACGTTCGAGAACGCGCCGAAGGTCTACGAGGTCTTCAGCACGCGCCCGTCGCGCGAGCTGCTCTCCGCGGAGGAGGCCGACCGCTACGTGCTCGGCTACGCGGCGCTCAGCCGCCACGTCGAGGTCGGGCCGCTGGCGTCGGAACAGGAGAGGGCGAAATGGTTCGCCGAGTTCCTGAAGTTCAAGGAGGCCTCCAATCTCTACGCGCGGACGACCGGCCAGATCACCTTCGCGGAGAAGAACGGCAAGCGGGAGTACTACATCAACACCCCCTGGCCCTACCAGGCGCCGCCGGGGAACTATGTCGCCACGGTCTACGCCGTGCAGGACGGGAAGGTCGTCGAGACCGCCGAGTCCGGGGTCCTCGTGGAGCAGGTCGGGAGCATCAAGTACCTGGCGTCCCTGGCGAAGAACCAGGCCGCGCTCTACGGGCTGCTCTCGATCATGGCGGCGCTCGGCGCCGGCTTCGGCGTCGGCCTCGTGTTCCGCAAGGGCGGCGGCGCGCACTAGCCATGTACCGCAAGCTCCTCGTCGGCTACGACGACTCGCCGGCCAGCCGGGCGGCCCTGGCCGAGGCGGCGCACTGGGTGAAGCGGCACGGGGGCGAGCTGGCGCTCGTGCACGCCGTCTTCTTCGACACCGAGGAGTTCGGGATCGCCCCCGAGCAGCTCGAGAAGCGCGCCGCGCTCGGCCGCCGGCTCTGCACCACGGCGGTCCAGTCGGTCGGGGCGGCACCGGGCGTGCCGGCGCGCTCGATCATCTGCGAGGGCGAGCCGCCGGAGGTCATCCTCGACGCCGCGAAGAGCGGCGACGCGGACCTCATCGTCCTGGGGACCTACGGGCGGCGGGGCCTGCGGCGGATGCTCATGGGCAGCGTCACCGCGCAGGTCATCGGCAAGGCGCGCGCCGACGTCCTCGTGGTGCACCGCCCCTGCCAGGAGTGTCGCGGCGAGTACCGCTCCCTGCTCGTCCCGTACGACGGCTCGACCTTCAGCCGGGCAGCGGTGGAGCGCGCCTGCGAGCTCGCCGCCGCCGACAATGCAGCCGTCACGGCGCTGTACGCCATTCCCCGCTACGAGGAGATGGTCGGCTTCCTGCGGACCGAGGGCATCCGGGCGCGCCTCAACGAGGAGGCCGGGAAGATCGTCGCCGAGGCCGCAGCCATCGGCGCCGCCCACGGGGTGCGCGTCGCGACGACGGTCGCCGACGGTGCCCCCGTCGACCGGATCGTCGAGGCCGTGAAGCAGTCCGGGTTCGACCTGGTGGTGATGGGCAGCCACGGGCACCAG from the bacterium genome contains:
- a CDS encoding universal stress protein; this translates as MYRKLLVGYDDSPASRAALAEAAHWVKRHGGELALVHAVFFDTEEFGIAPEQLEKRAALGRRLCTTAVQSVGAAPGVPARSIICEGEPPEVILDAAKSGDADLIVLGTYGRRGLRRMLMGSVTAQVIGKARADVLVVHRPCQECRGEYRSLLVPYDGSTFSRAAVERACELAAADNAAVTALYAIPRYEEMVGFLRTEGIRARLNEEAGKIVAEAAAIGAAHGVRVATTVADGAPVDRIVEAVKQSGFDLVVMGSHGHQGVERALLGSTAERVVVHAPCPVLVAKERS
- a CDS encoding TIGR02186 family protein, whose translation is MKRTTLTTLAAAVLCGLLVAGPSRAELSAKANHDHITVDFLYHGSSVSVRGIADPGVDLIIKIASADGHETLKEKGKKAGLLWMNVGSLTFENAPKVYEVFSTRPSRELLSAEEADRYVLGYAALSRHVEVGPLASEQERAKWFAEFLKFKEASNLYARTTGQITFAEKNGKREYYINTPWPYQAPPGNYVATVYAVQDGKVVETAESGVLVEQVGSIKYLASLAKNQAALYGLLSIMAALGAGFGVGLVFRKGGGAH